A single window of Oreochromis aureus strain Israel breed Guangdong linkage group 7, ZZ_aureus, whole genome shotgun sequence DNA harbors:
- the LOC116322399 gene encoding prolactin-releasing peptide receptor-like: protein MEGNHSGLTGSTQPSMLDRQTDGHIYEVAVQTNSTNRSSQFADVALLQTFKPLIIPFYVLVVVVGVFGNYLLLYVICRTRKMHNVTNFFIGNLAFSDMLMCVTCVPFTLAYAFNPHGWVFGRTMCYLVFLVQPVTVYVSVFTLTAIAVDRYYATVHPLKKRTSVATCASVLTGIWLLSCGLVAPAVTHTYHVEFKEEGFTICEEFWLGQEKERRAYAYSTLLVTYVLPLSAVFVSYLCITVKLRNCVAPGHRTQDQAGAQQARKRKIFRLVALLVSAFAVCWLPIHVFNVLRDIDIHLINKRYFLLIQLLCHLCAMSSSCCNPFLYAWLHDRFRTELRKMFKCHHRIGVPANHCAASVVL from the exons ATGGAGGGTAATCACAGTGGTTTGACTGGAAGCACACAACCATCTATGCTAGACAGACAGACTGATGGGCACATTTATGAAGTTGCAGTACAAACCAACTCCACCAACCGCAGCTCCCAGTTTGCAGATGTGGCCTTGCTGCAAACTTtcaaacctctcatcatccccTTTTACGTtctagtggtggtggtgggtgtCTTTGGGAATTACCTGCTTCTTTATGTCATCTGCCGAACCCGGAAGATGCACAACGTCACCAACTTTTTCATTGGAAATCTGGCCTTCTCTGACATGCTCATGTGTGTGACCTGCGTCCCCTTTACTCTCGCCTACGCCTTCAACCCTCATGGTTGGGTTTTTGGGCGCACCATGTGCTATCTGGTGTTCCTCGTCCAACCTGTCACAGTGTATGTTTCAGTCTTCACACTCACTGCTATTGCTGTGGACAG ATATTATGCAACAGTTCACCCCCTGAAGAAGCGGACCTCTGTGGCGACCTGCGCCTCTGTCCTCACTGGGATCTGGCTTCTGTCTTGTGGCCTGGTAGCTCCAGCAGTGACCCACACCTATCATGTTGAATTCAAAGAGGAAGGCTTCACTATCTGTGAGGAGTTCTGGTTGGGTCAGGAAAAAGAAAGACGTGCTTATGCGTATAGCACCCTGCTGGTCACTTATGTCCTCCCGCTATCGGCTGTTTTTGTCTCTTATCTCTGCATCACTGTGAAACTGAGGAACTGCGTTGCTCCAGGCCACCGGACGCAGGACCAGGCAGGCGCTCAGCAGGCTCGCAAAAGAAAGATCTTTCGCTTGGTCGCTCTCCTGGTGTCTGCCTTTGCGGTGTGCTGGCTTCCTATTCACGTGTTCAACGTGCTGAGAGACATTGACATTCACCTCATTAACAAGCGTTACTTTTTGCTCATCCAACTGCTGTGCCACCTGTGCGCCATGAGCTCCTCCTGCTGTAACCCCTTCCTCTACGCGTGGCTTCACGACCGCTTCCGCACCGAGCTGCGGAAGATGTTCAAGTGCCATCATCGCATTGGAGTGCCTGCCAATCACTGTGCCGCCAGCGTGGTATTGTAA